The genomic interval TTAATGTTTAATCCTATCTGTACCCTTTGTCTAGGCATGGCTTCAAATCTTACCAAGTTCTTTCCCTCAGGCTTTCCTACGGATGGCCTTGCCCCTGCAGTTTGGCAAGGAGGGGAGACGGAAGCCTTGGCACGGCTGGATAAACACTTGGAAAGAAAGGTAACCCCTGTTATTTAAGTGGCGATTCCTGCAGGCTGCCtccaaatgaaaaatgttgaatGTTGGCCATTGCCCTATTTCCCTGCTGGTCCTAGCAACCGTCTCGGCATTCACCTCCAGCAGACGTGTTTGGTATTACTCTGCTCCCGTGACCTTGGGTCATGTGTGGGGCAGGGAGCTCATGGGCTTGCTCAAACCTGAAGAAGTAGAGCTGTATATTAATTATGCTACTGTTTGAAGCACGTAGGATTCTTTTCCGTGTTTATATCCCTCTTTTTCCTTTAGAGTAGTGCAAACTTGGAAACTCTCCTCTAAGTTGCTCAGTCCCTGCTACACACTGCACACTGTCGCCTTTGCCTTTATCTAAGGTATTAGGGCAAATACATGCTTGTAAAATAATGCGTTTCCCTTGTACATCAGCTTGTTAATATTTTGTCTCATTGGCTGGTGTTCCTTTAGCCCCTTGCTGAAACACTCACATGTCTTCTGTGGGGCACGTGATCTTCATTACAGTGCATGAGGCATATAATTTCAAAGTAATGAAGGGTGACACAGATGCAGAGACATGACTCAATTCTAAACAGTTTGTATCTTTTTAATGCTGGATGGATTGGTGGCAGTTGTAGAGATCAAAGCACGAATTCTTGTTCTGAAGGGGGAATAAGATGTCAGCACTctacaaaaaaatctgaatgtcCCCAAATTTTTATGGTTGGTGTGTGAAATTAGATAGACATACCTGCACATAGACTGTGGTGTTAGCCTATGTCCCTAGGAACTCTTGGGCTTATTAACTCCTGCATGCAAAGCAAATTTAGTCCTTTTCTTGGCCACAATGACTAAGTAGTTTAAATCCTGGCCTGGAGAAAGGGTATCTTGAATGGGGTTTGAGCGTTGGGATTGCCCACTTGAGGTGTCTCCCAGCAATGGTTGAAAGTGAGTAGAGGAGACTGTGCTGTCAGTGTCTTTGTTACCTGCACAGATGTCCGCCCTTAGTGTCTCACAAGTTTGGGAGGttttttgtctcatttcttCTGAATATGTCTAGGCGTGGGTTGCAAATTATGAAAGACCACGGATGAATGCCAATTCATTGCTGGCCAGCCCTACAGGACTCAGTCCCTACCTGCGTTTTGGCTGCTTATCCTGCCGCTTGTTTTATTATCGTCTCTGGGAGCTCTATAagaaggtaagacaaaaggttTGTCTGGGGAGCAGGCTGGGTTTTAGCATGATGCTGGTTTCTGAACGGTGTGCCGCAACACCTGCAAAAGTTACTGTTGCCTCGCATGCGTTTGACCATTGGGGTAAGCTTGTTGGTACCACAGAAGAGGCTCTTGGGTGAGGAAATGTGATTCTCCTGTATGTAGTCCAGCAAGACCGTAAACTTGCTGATACCTTGTTCTTCAACCTGGACTCTTCTGTCCTGAGCCACATAAGAGCTTTATGCTGTTAGGTTTGGGTCATGCAGGTCTCTTGTCAGTCTGCTGAGTGAGTTAGAGCCAACACTGTAACTTTACTACCTGGGGTTTCTGGTAAAGGATGATCTGGAATAGAGCTCCTTTACAGGGCCTGTTAATAACTGACTTGGGGATTGTATATAAATGCATGAGTGGCCTGCAGCTCAGCTTAGTAAAGTCACTCCTCCCCTGCTTGTGAATACCCATGTTCCCTTCTCCACAGGTGAAGCGGAACAGCACGCCTCCCCTCTCTCTGTATGGACAGCTTCTGTGGCGGGAGTTTTTCTACACAGCGGCCACAAACAACCCAAAGTTTGATCGCATGGAGGGGAACCCCATCTGCATCCAAATCCCTTGGGACAGGAACCCTGAAGCCTTGGCAAAGTGGGCAGAGGGCAAGACAGGCTTCCCTTGGATCGATGCAATCATGACCCAACTGAGGCAGGAAGGATGGATCCACCATCTGGCCAGGCACGCAGTGGCCTGCTTCCTGACCAGGGGCGACCTCTGGATCAGCTGGGAGTCAGGAGTCAGGGTGAGTCTGGCATTTCCAGAGGCTTGCAGGAGGccataaggaaaacaaagtctCCCTGGCACTCTCTGCAAGGATGGGCACACAGGTATGGCATTTGCTTCACATGTAAAAGTTGCATGGAAGAGAGGACTTGCTAGCAGGCTCTTGGCCTGCCAACAGCCTGACTTCTTTTCTGCCTTCTGCTGTGAGGCCCTGACAGTATCAAGAGTCTCCAGTAACTGTAACTAAATGTTAGTGGGACCCATTGGTAAATACGGACTGgggatttggggttgtttttaatttttttgtaaaagtTCTCTCAGTCCCTCTGTTTTTTTTGCAAGTTCCATGTCACTTTGTAACTGGACCTTTCTCCTCATTGTATAATCCATCACTGCCAGTCAGGGAATGCTCCATGACTGTGAAATCTGAGTCTTGAGTCTCTCAAGGAAAGAGGTAAAAGACCTTCCTTTTGGGCCATCTGATGGGACAGCCAGCTTGAACCTATCTGGTGTACATATTGCCCTATGCAAAAACTGGAGGCAGGAGCATCTTGTCGCAAAGCTAACAAAGCAGAGCATAGCTGAATCTGTGTCACAGGGTCAAATGCTAGAAGTGCGGCACGTGTGCATAGATGCGAGCAAGTTACTGCTGAAACCTGTCTGCTTCTCAGTGGCAGTGCCCTCTGGGACCTTCAGAGGggttcttccttcttgctttggtGCTTGTTCTCCCGGGCAGCATCTGCCTGCTTCCCACAGCTGGTGCTTTGCAGTTGTTACACCTCCCAGGTGTTCGGATCAATACACAGGGCTTGCTGCAGCACTAGGTAGTGATTTAGTCTGTAGCTGCCTGATAGATCAGACAACATTTCATCATGGTGAGCAGACAGTGTCTTCCTATGTGAAAGCATTAGGAAGTGAGATGTATTGACCAGCCACCTGGCTTCAGCCAGCAGATTgcctctttgctgctgctgtgtttccTGGGAGCTGTTCTCACAGCTCAGTGCCTGCCCTTGGACTTGGCATCTTGGGTCCTCCTGCCACAGAGTCCTGCCTGGGGAAGCtctcactgccttttcctcctgttgCTGCAGGTATTTGATGAACTGTTGCTGGATGCAGATTTCAGTGTAAATGCAGGCAGCTGGATGTGGCTTTCGTGCAGTGCATTCTTCCAGCAGTTCTTCCACTGTTATTGCCCTGTGGGCTTTGGACGTCGCACAGACCCCAGTGGTGACTATGTGAAGTAAGTGGTGTGACTGGTGCTTCTTTCTTGTTTGATCTGTGAACTTACGTCTCATTCAGTAGCTGACAGGTGCATGATGCTTTCTGTGCATTGTGAATGCTGCATTGCTGCACTTTAAGTGGTGTTTGTGCACCTTTTTGCTTGGGTTGCAGGAGGTATCTGCCCAAACTAAAGGGCTTCCCCTCACGATACATTTATGAACCATGGAATGCCCCAGAGTCTGTGCAGAAGGCCGCCAAGTGCATCATTGGGGTAGACTACCCCAAACCCATGGTGAACCACGCAGAGACCAGCCGACTAAACATCGAACGCATGAAGCAAATCTACCAGCAGCTGTCGCGCTACAGAGGGCTCTGTGAGTACCAACAGTTGCAAAAGATTCTGTCTTTAATAGGAGATAAATGCTGGGAGGAGAGCTCATGATTTAAAATAGATAGCGCTTGTTTCCCTGGTCGGTCCCTGCAAGGCGAAGCAGTCCCTGCCAAATCTGTTCAGTCAGTTTCCAGGGAGAGCTCCACTGAGCTCCTGGTCATGTAAGAGTAGAGTTTGATTAGTTCTGAGAGCTGGCGATGGCACAGCACCATCCATATGCCACCAGTGGTCCAGTCTTCACTTGGGAAAAACTCTAGACAGAACATCCTGAATAAATATGCTGCTAGGTCACAGTGTCTGTCTGTGATCAGTACTGGGTGAGCTCAGGTCCGAACTCATCATGCTTTGGGATATGAATGTGCTGGCTGGTGATCACTAAGGTGTTTCCATGTGAAAGGTTTTTCCCACTCCACATGTCTTTTGTTTCTTAACTCTGatccttttgcctttctctaGGTTTACTGGCATCAGTCCCTTCCTGTGTGGAAGATCTCAGTGGCCCAGTCACAGACTCAGCTtcagggcagggctgcagcaccagTACAGGTGAGCTGGAGCTGTTTGTGTGCTTCTGAGATAGTTCCATGTCGACTTAAAGGCTACGAGCAGGAGAGAGGGATTCTTCTCTAATAAGAAGAGAGTGTGCAGCTAGGAAAACAGATCACATTCACCTTCCTTTAGGCTTTCTTCAGAAGTCCCCAATGAGCCTTCATTCTTAAAAGGGCTGAAGAGTAGGAGTTGATTAAAGTGAATCTTTTATTGCCTGTATGGGATCATATGCAGCCACTTAAGGGAGAAGTGCAGATCACCGTAGGGCTAATCAGGTATAATTAAGCTGTCCTTCATCAAAGCAGAAtacttttgtgtttgttctggGGGGCttaattattctgatttttaacaaaGTTTTTTCAAAAGTTTTCAAGGAGGCTGTGGCAGCATCTCTCTGTACTTTTGCACTGCGTATTTTTTCTCCGGTGGCAGGTTAGGCTAGGGTGTACTTGTGAGGAGATCTAAAGGCAGGGGAACTGCTGCAATGACTCTTCTTCCTCTACAGCGATGAGGCTGTCGCAAGCAGACCAGTCTTCTCCAAAGCGCAAACATGAGGGAGCAGAAGAGCTGTGCACTGAAGAACTGTACAAGCGAGCCAGAGTGACAGATCTCCCCACTGCAGAGATCCCTGGCAAGAGTGTATGATTGTGAGTAGCCCCTAGTGTTATCTGTCCTAAACTACCTTGTTCAGGCAGCTAGCTAGGctcaatttaattttcttcctgcacattaacaaaatgaacaaaatggaCTTGCTTGTGGAGGGAGGTGGCTCCTAACTAATTCCGTAGCTCTGAAATCTGGCAGTGGTCTGCCCTctggttgttttgcttttgcttgaCAAGCTGTTAACTCAGTTGTCCAGGAGAGAGCAGTACCTTGTTACCAGCACAATCACAGAGGACAGTCGTTCATGGGTTTGCTCTAGTGAGGCTGCTTCTCTTCCCACAGAGGGGGTTAGCAGGCAGATGTGGTGAAGATATGGGCTAGAGGAGGGGAGCAAGCAGGTCCTGTTGTCTGCCTGAAATACTCTTTTAAGTCCTAGAGGGGAGGAGCTGGTTGCATGTTCTGCCAGCTTTTCAGTATGAGGGGGTGTTCAAGtcaaattttctctttttgctttctcctgcAGCCAGCGACAAGCACCTTGCAAGTGAAGAGTGAGAGTGCTGAAGAGGTGACCAGAGTGGGGACTTCTGCCACAGAGGGACTGGGACTTGTGATCCGCAACAGAAAATCAAGGGTCTCTCATAAATCTGTAATTCCAGTAGGTGCCACTAAAGGGCACTGTGCTACTTGTGCTTAGGAATATTTGGCTTTCTGGTCTCCAAAGAGCCAAATATATCTCTTCTCAGCCATGCCCAAAATTTGCCCACATTTAAGAGGGAAAGGGCCTTCTATCAGTTTGTTCACTCCTAGGtgtatctttcttttctgacaATGGCTCAGTGCATGTGACTTGATGCATTGATGTAGGGAGCAGCATCTGCACATCAGAAATAGTGAACATAATTTTTCATCACTAATACTAGGCGATGAAGTGTGCTGATTAATTCAGATTATAGTAGGAGTTGAGAAGGAAACTGCTACACTGTCAAAAATAGAGTACCCATCCTACAGGAGAACAGGAAATTCTCGGCCTTTCATTAGGCTACTCTGATGGGGATACAAATGCTGAATCAATCAAAGTGGTACTCATGTGGGATGGAAACGAAATGAAGGACAACTGTAGCACAAGAACAAAGAGACACAAACTGTCTGTACACTTGAAAGGCAGTTAGAACTTTCCCTGCAGAAGAATCTCACTGCTGCAAGGTGAGCGAGCCATAGTGCTGTTACCTGGAATGGGCAGCTTTGGAGGAGTTTGACAGCTGGGCGGGAGGGACTCTGAGAGAAGGAGGAATGATCAGAGAATAACATTATGCCTTGATATGAGTAAAGCAGTCTCCCAGAAGCTTGCTGGTGCAAATTATAAGATAGCTATACCTGTGCCCTGCACTCTACAGCATTTCCTTCACTGAGTGAAAGTTCTCTCGAATGGAGAGACCAGTGCCTGGTGTGTAGCCTCATACTGATAGGGATGTATTACACATCAGCTCCTTGAAGTGAGTCTTCCTCAGGCTTAGTTTGTTGTCCATTGTGGATGTTTGCTCTTTCCTGTACTGGCATCTGTGGTTTGCATTGCTACACGGTGTATTCCTGTACCTCATACCCTACACATTGCTCCTTCTTGCTATTTGCCTTCATGCTGGTGCTTTGTAGTCTAGCAGGATTATTGTGTAGCTTTCCTGGCTCTTGACCATATACTCCTTGACCTGGTCCTGTTACATGTCATTTCAAGATGGTGCTGGCAGAGAGCCTCTGCTTGCCTTTCCCCCTAAGAGGGCAAGGGAGGGCAGTACTGCAGGAGAGCCTCTCCTGGCCATTTTCAAGAGGAATTAAATCAAGTAGCTAATCCCGTGCAATGGGCGGCTCTTTGCACCGTTTGCATTTGCTGTTGTTTAAAGGCTTTCATCCCTGCCTGGCACAGATAGCATGGGGCTGTGTGTGAGCTTATGCACCTAAC from Columba livia isolate bColLiv1 breed racing homer chromosome 5, bColLiv1.pat.W.v2, whole genome shotgun sequence carries:
- the CRY2 gene encoding cryptochrome-2 isoform X1; translation: MAAAAPGPAPAVCCSVHWFRRGLRLHDNPALHEALRDAASLRCIYILDPWFAASSAVGINRWRFLLQSLEDLDNSLRKLNSRLFVVRGQPTDVFPRLFKEWGVTRLTFEYDSEPFGKERDAAIIKLAKEAGVEVVIENSHTLYDLDRIIELNGHKPPLTYKRFQAIISRMELPKKPVSTIMSQQMEACKVDIQENHDDVYGVPSLEELGMASNLTKFFPSGFPTDGLAPAVWQGGETEALARLDKHLERKAWVANYERPRMNANSLLASPTGLSPYLRFGCLSCRLFYYRLWELYKKVKRNSTPPLSLYGQLLWREFFYTAATNNPKFDRMEGNPICIQIPWDRNPEALAKWAEGKTGFPWIDAIMTQLRQEGWIHHLARHAVACFLTRGDLWISWESGVRVFDELLLDADFSVNAGSWMWLSCSAFFQQFFHCYCPVGFGRRTDPSGDYVKRYLPKLKGFPSRYIYEPWNAPESVQKAAKCIIGVDYPKPMVNHAETSRLNIERMKQIYQQLSRYRGLCLLASVPSCVEDLSGPVTDSASGQGCSTSTAMRLSQADQSSPKRKHEGAEELCTEELYKRARVTDLPTAEIPGKSV
- the CRY2 gene encoding cryptochrome-2 isoform X2: MAAAAPGPAPAVCCSVHWFRRGLRLHDNPALHEALRDAASLRCIYILDPWFAASSAVGINRWRFLLQSLEDLDNSLRKLNSRLFVVRGQPTDVFPRLFKEWGVTRLTFEYDSEPFGKERDAAIIKLAKEAGVEVVIENSHTLYDLDRIIELNGHKPPLTYKRFQAIISRMELPKKPVSTIMSQQMEACKVDIQENHDDVYGVPSLEELGFPTDGLAPAVWQGGETEALARLDKHLERKAWVANYERPRMNANSLLASPTGLSPYLRFGCLSCRLFYYRLWELYKKVKRNSTPPLSLYGQLLWREFFYTAATNNPKFDRMEGNPICIQIPWDRNPEALAKWAEGKTGFPWIDAIMTQLRQEGWIHHLARHAVACFLTRGDLWISWESGVRVFDELLLDADFSVNAGSWMWLSCSAFFQQFFHCYCPVGFGRRTDPSGDYVKRYLPKLKGFPSRYIYEPWNAPESVQKAAKCIIGVDYPKPMVNHAETSRLNIERMKQIYQQLSRYRGLCLLASVPSCVEDLSGPVTDSASGQGCSTSTAMRLSQADQSSPKRKHEGAEELCTEELYKRARVTDLPTAEIPGKSV